One Mesorhizobium loti genomic window carries:
- a CDS encoding sugar ABC transporter substrate-binding protein, with amino-acid sequence MKLIRTLMAAATALAVTAFVAPTFAADDPGPAAYAQALKGKRVMLVPLAMGFDLAQGWAHYLKKEVDAWGGTFETRDPNWVVDAGAQAITDAISSDTRPDVLIIHAPDLNSYSKLMKKAQAAGTYVLLVDNPANFPADAFVGSDWDRLGQLEAEAAIKGCGENSSKKIGLVQGDQANSSSLYQYAGIMKVLDKHPDFKVVAKPDANWDATTSRNVTTTMLQQNPDICSIIDFWDGDATGASAAIRDAKLDGKVFLVTTGGGEKAADCDKLADGTYGAVVMTELARQSGDMNAIIKFLLQSGQPAGTSHTYIYTLEKATTKADLKPDSCWDLKALQAEAAAK; translated from the coding sequence ATGAAACTGATCAGAACTCTCATGGCCGCCGCGACGGCGCTCGCCGTTACCGCCTTCGTGGCGCCGACCTTCGCCGCCGATGATCCGGGCCCGGCCGCCTATGCACAGGCGCTCAAGGGCAAGCGCGTCATGCTGGTGCCGCTGGCGATGGGCTTCGACCTGGCGCAAGGCTGGGCGCATTACCTGAAGAAGGAGGTCGACGCCTGGGGCGGCACGTTCGAGACGCGCGATCCGAACTGGGTGGTCGATGCCGGCGCGCAGGCGATCACCGACGCGATCTCGTCGGACACCAGGCCCGACGTGCTGATCATCCACGCACCGGACCTCAACTCCTATTCCAAGCTGATGAAGAAAGCGCAGGCCGCCGGAACTTACGTGCTTTTGGTCGACAATCCCGCCAACTTCCCGGCCGACGCCTTTGTCGGCAGCGACTGGGACCGGCTCGGCCAGCTCGAGGCCGAAGCGGCGATCAAGGGCTGCGGTGAAAACTCGTCGAAGAAGATCGGCCTGGTGCAGGGCGACCAGGCGAACTCGTCCAGCCTCTATCAATATGCCGGCATCATGAAAGTGCTGGACAAGCATCCCGACTTCAAGGTGGTGGCCAAGCCCGACGCCAACTGGGATGCGACGACCTCGCGCAACGTGACGACGACGATGCTGCAGCAGAACCCGGACATCTGCTCGATCATCGATTTCTGGGATGGTGACGCCACCGGCGCATCGGCCGCTATCCGCGACGCCAAGCTCGACGGCAAGGTGTTCCTGGTCACCACCGGCGGCGGCGAGAAGGCGGCCGACTGCGACAAGCTGGCCGACGGCACCTATGGCGCGGTCGTCATGACAGAGCTAGCCCGCCAGTCGGGCGACATGAACGCCATCATCAAGTTCCTGCTGCAGAGCGGCCAGCCGGCCGGCACCTCGCACACCTACATCTACACGCTGGAGAAGGCGACGACCAAGGCCGACCTCAAGCCCGACAGCTGCTGGGACCTGAAGGCTCTGCAGGCCGAGGCGGCGGCGAAGTAG